Proteins from a genomic interval of Afifella aestuarii:
- a CDS encoding histidine phosphatase family protein, translating to MRDVLLLIRHGQTDWNLEGRFQGAREVPINAVGREQARRNGRVLPSLLGEHDWQFVASPLGRAQETMRIILENAGRPDQPFVTHDPLKEVCFGAWEARTLKELREADPEAVATRKRDKWNYVPPEGESYAMLAERFGEWFKTRQGRHVIVAHGGITRVALHLLSGMPSSSVPQFFIPHDRIIAIFDGKALVI from the coding sequence ATGAGAGATGTCCTTCTGCTCATTCGCCACGGCCAGACCGACTGGAACCTGGAAGGCCGCTTTCAGGGCGCGCGGGAAGTTCCGATCAATGCCGTCGGCCGCGAACAGGCGCGGCGCAACGGCCGGGTGCTGCCCTCGCTTCTCGGCGAGCATGACTGGCAGTTCGTCGCCTCACCGCTCGGACGCGCGCAGGAAACGATGCGCATCATTCTGGAAAACGCCGGCAGGCCCGACCAGCCCTTCGTCACGCACGATCCTCTCAAGGAAGTCTGCTTCGGGGCATGGGAGGCGCGCACGCTCAAAGAGCTTCGCGAGGCGGATCCAGAAGCCGTCGCGACCCGCAAGCGCGACAAATGGAATTACGTGCCTCCGGAGGGCGAGAGCTACGCCATGCTCGCCGAGCGGTTCGGCGAATGGTTCAAGACGCGCCAGGGTCGCCACGTGATCGTGGCGCATGGCGGCATCACGCGGGTGGCGCTCCATCTCCTTTCGGGCATGCCGTCTTCATCCGTGCCGCAATTCTTCATTCCGCACGACCGGATCATCGCCATCTTCGACGGCAAAGCGCTTGTAATCTGA
- a CDS encoding NUDIX hydrolase → MSSPLPSTNEHSLAPASEVGAEGGARIEVGLNAAIVAVDRLTPLILVVRPGEAEGEDGLPFGPFDPVEHRTMEIGLRAWVEEQTRLKLGYVEQLYTFGDRGRHARRGDIGPHVMTIGYLALTRRLEDDETALRESGAQWRPWYAYFPWEDWRQGRPAILDTAIEPLLKRWCAMAPAAERPDRPLARQERVKIAFGWDGLPWDEERVLERYELLYEAGLVPEAGRDGRQSAALWEDLPRLGRPMRFDHRRILATAIGRLRGKLKYRPLIFELIADSFTLTELQKVVEAISGRHLHKQNFRRLVEQTRVVEQTGETSISTGGRPAALFRFRRDIMKEGAMGGLRLRARL, encoded by the coding sequence ATGTCTTCTCCCTTGCCATCGACGAATGAGCATTCGCTCGCTCCCGCCTCCGAAGTGGGGGCCGAGGGCGGCGCGCGCATCGAAGTCGGCCTCAACGCCGCCATCGTGGCGGTCGACCGGCTGACGCCGCTCATCCTCGTCGTACGGCCGGGGGAAGCGGAGGGCGAGGACGGACTTCCCTTCGGCCCTTTCGACCCGGTCGAGCATCGCACCATGGAGATCGGGCTCCGCGCCTGGGTGGAGGAGCAGACGCGCCTCAAGCTCGGCTATGTGGAGCAGCTCTACACGTTCGGCGATCGCGGGCGCCATGCAAGGCGCGGCGATATCGGCCCGCATGTGATGACCATCGGCTATCTGGCGCTCACCCGCCGCCTGGAAGACGATGAAACGGCGTTGCGCGAATCCGGAGCCCAGTGGCGCCCCTGGTACGCCTATTTTCCCTGGGAGGATTGGCGTCAGGGTCGGCCCGCGATCCTCGACACGGCGATCGAGCCTCTGCTGAAGCGGTGGTGCGCGATGGCGCCCGCGGCGGAACGGCCGGATCGGCCGCTTGCACGCCAGGAGCGGGTGAAAATCGCTTTCGGCTGGGATGGCCTCCCCTGGGACGAGGAGCGTGTGTTGGAGCGCTACGAACTGCTCTATGAGGCTGGGCTGGTGCCGGAGGCGGGACGCGACGGGCGCCAGAGCGCCGCCTTATGGGAAGATCTGCCGCGTCTCGGGCGACCCATGCGCTTCGACCACCGTCGCATCCTCGCCACGGCCATCGGGCGCCTGCGCGGCAAGCTGAAATACCGGCCGCTCATTTTCGAGCTCATTGCCGATTCCTTCACTCTCACCGAATTGCAGAAGGTTGTGGAAGCGATTTCCGGGCGACATCTGCACAAACAGAACTTTAGGCGGCTTGTGGAACAGACACGAGTCGTGGAACAAACCGGCGAAACCAGCATCTCAACGGGGGGCCGACCGGCCGCCCTTTTCCGGTTCAGGCGAGATATCATGAAAGAGGGTGCCATGGGCGGATTGCGACTGCGAGCTCGGCTATGA
- a CDS encoding tyrosine phosphatase family protein has protein sequence MPEIYVCPLSKLAATVKQSGARHIATLINAGTEVPRPESVPQDNHLFLGFNDISEAMQGMTLPAQEHIRRFLDFVEAWDRTTPLVVHCWAGISRSTAGAFIAFCALRPDVSEDLVARRLRQRSPQATPNRRLVALADAYLKRDGRMIAAIEAIGRGANAFEGNVFSLAIDE, from the coding sequence ATGCCGGAAATCTACGTCTGCCCGCTGTCGAAGCTTGCGGCGACCGTCAAACAAAGTGGCGCCCGCCACATCGCCACCTTGATCAATGCCGGTACCGAGGTGCCGCGCCCGGAAAGCGTGCCGCAGGACAACCACCTCTTTCTCGGCTTCAACGACATTTCCGAAGCCATGCAGGGCATGACCCTGCCGGCCCAGGAACATATCCGGCGCTTTCTCGATTTTGTGGAAGCCTGGGATCGGACGACGCCGCTCGTCGTGCATTGCTGGGCGGGTATCAGCCGCTCCACCGCCGGCGCCTTCATTGCCTTTTGCGCGCTACGTCCGGATGTGAGCGAAGATCTCGTCGCGAGACGCCTGCGCCAGCGTTCGCCGCAGGCGACCCCCAACCGCCGTCTCGTCGCCCTCGCCGACGCCTATCTGAAGCGGGACGGACGCATGATTGCGGCGATCGAAGCGATCGGCCGCGGCGCCAACGCGTTTGAAGGCAATGTCTTCTCCCTTGCCATCGACGAATGA